ATCTCTTGTTCCACCAGAGTGCAGCAGCCACAGCAGCAACTTTGGCTTTACCTGCAGGTGTAGCACCGTTTCAGCAACTTATCACCCCTCAGGGTAAGACATTACTTCTGTGACACAGTGAAACTGCATTTTATGACCCTTTTAAAACCGTTTCTTCTCAAAACAATGCCATTATTAAGGTGGGGAAAAAGCTGAGCAGCAATCTGTCATATAAAAtagtcatatttattttgcagtggcCTCTTTCTACAATCAAAGCAATTCTTGGAAaacctctcttttttttttttttttttttttttttttttttttttttttccctgttcaCAGTTTGTTTCGTCACTATTTTGTGCATGTTAATAAAGTGTGAATGTCTTAAATAAAagcccatctctctctctctctgttttcagGTCAGATCCTGCAGGTGGTCAGAGCTGCCAATGGAGCTCAATATATCATTCAGCCACAGCAGCAAATGCTGCTGCAGCAGCAGGTTCTGCCACAGATGCAGCCTGGAGGTGTGCAGGCCCCCGTCATACAGCAGGTCAGTGCTCCATACTTCACGTAACACTGCAAATGTGTTCACTGCACCAATAGTGACACGTTTGTTCTAGTTCAGTCACTGGATGCTGCAGGGTGTGTTGTGACGCATCTGTGCACTTGATGAGCGTGATTTGTTTCCGAGTCAGCAGAGGTCCTCATCATAGCTAGCCAGTGCAAGATGTCTGTCAGAGcttgtgtttgtttaaaagCAAATATCAGAACTGATAGAGGACGGTTTACAGAGGTAGAGCAGTTTATGCTATTGCAGCGTTACTTCAGTGGTTTATAAAAGATCATGTACactataaaaatttaaatttatggtaaataattaaaaaaaaaaaaaggcagctgTGATTTGCCAGAGCTTTACaaaatatgcaagcaacattaagTTTATggtttgaaattaaatttacagACTCTTTTTAATTAGCTCGTAATGTTAATACACCATAGTACCAAAAATggtttgttcctttttttttaggggttgactgtgtttttcagggctgatgccaatacgattattacagatcaagtagattGATAATCGATATCTTATACCAATACATATACAGTAgttaacatttgaagtggatcaaaacctttcatcaaagttgtcctaaaaccaaaacgaTACCCATTCTCGTCTTAGGACAgctttgaactttttttgatccacttcaaatgttgactactgtatatgtctggtgtaaaaatgaaaattaatatcaaaattaagaatagCAAGGGCTGTGACAAACTTTctttaattgcttttaaatttttattgacAGATTGGTTTTGAAAATGGCCAATACCAATAACCATAATGCGTAATATTGGTGCAGTAATCAGTTGACCACTACCTTTTGTAATACagtaaaatgcttttatttttaactttggtatatttactttttttgtttttaaatattcgacctttttttttttttttttttttgttttggttttttttttttttgttttttttgttttttgcatttatatgcAATGCAAGTGAATAAGAAATGGTGATATGTatggtaattttcatttgttttatttatttatttattttaagtaaataccatattttttgtttgtttttgttttttttttttttttttttttttttttttttgttttagttatttttttagaaaaatagaaaaagtgaCAAAACACTTGACAATGAAGTAATGCaagaaacattaatttattcacataaagtaaaataaacctAATGTGTAAACTGAAAAATTGGCAAATGTGAagtatcaggaaattttatgaatgtctattattatttatttatttatttatttatttatttatttattaatttaaagtgaaattagactttttttttttttttttttttttttttggtcactaacgattattttcgtaattgagtaatctgattattctgacaattaattGAGTAATAtgtaatagcaatgaggcaataataattagttcaaataaagtgtcaaaagcaagtaatcactTGGTTTTATGGAACAAAACCGttcaaataatgtattataaacaatagagctaatgtacattatgcaaATGCCTGTAGAGGGCGCCAACTGcctaacaaatgtttttacacgTTACTGCGCGAcctaatgtttaatattaactaaacaCCATTTAACTTAAATGTCCATTTAATCTGTAATATTTGGTCttttctttatgatagaaaagctacagccactgtagtTTCTTgaatgtggacatcaaaatgcGTAAACTCAGAAAttgcgatgaacagttagcatattgacaGAGATAATGGTGTATTCTCCCatgtttgtgtaggtttatagatgttaccttacaaatctggtgcatgttgcattcccagatggacgttataataaacccaaactcgcAACAAGaagcagagatggagtttgtgAAAAATTAAAGCTTGTATGTTAAACTTGCATcgcatacatttatttaattgaatcgcagtgtttgtgaattcttaatagtattatgctttattatttgtaaatggGTTTAATACGTGCAATGCACTATTTCTGGTATTTTGCCGATTACTCGACATGGACAAAATTTGTCTGTAGGAACAAGAGTGCAGTGAATGTGTGTCTGTCTCTTCATGTAGGTGTTGACTCCTCTTCAGGGAGGTCTTTCCCAGCAGACCGGAGTCATCATCCAGCCGCAGCAGATTGTCCTCACAGGAAATAAAGTGCAGCAGAACACTCAGGTCAGCACAACCTCTGACCTCAAGCATAAAGTACATgtctccaaccctgataaatgCACAGGCATGTGTGTATTGAGAAGAGTTGTTTGTCTTTAGGTCATGCAGGCAGCAGCAATGACTGTGCAGCCAGAACAGGGAGCTGCGCATGTGCAGGCTCAGCCTCAGCCACAGGCTCAAGCACAGGCACCGCAACAACAGCCACAGCAGCAACAGGCCTCGCAGCAACCTCCCATGGTGCTCCAGGTGGATGGGGCAGGAGACACGTCCTCAGAAGAGGAcgaagaggaggaggatgagTATGATGAGGACGAGGATGAAGACAAAGAGAAAGATGGTGGAGAGGATGGCCAAGTGGAGGAGGTACATTCTGGATTGTGTTATCGTTAAATAAAACGTGTAACTAAAGCCTCGTTGAGACTTTCAGCCCAAATCTGATTTTGTGCATATCTGGGTGGAATCTCATTTGAATAGCTAACTGTCCACACAGTGTATTGCAATTGCTCATATCGAATTTGTGCATCCATAAGCGCCCTTTCATTTTACAGAATGGAAAAACTATAAGTCATAAATGATACTGAAACGATGCTGGTGCAGCAGCCAGTCTGGTTTTGTCCAGTCATTGTTTTCCTATTTGACAAGTCtgtattttaattcaggagCCGTTAAACAGTGGTGATGACGTCAGTGATGAGGAAGATCAGGAGCTGTTTGACACTGAGAATGTGGTGGTTTGCCAGTATGACAAGGTGAGTATTGTAGGTAACTTGTGTTACCTCATTTTGTAGTTCACATGCAATAAttttgtacacatttttatatagaaatgttatgcaaaaaaatatgatgATAGTCACTGGCATATTACATGCCTAgaaatttattgcaaaaataatttcactTATTTAACTTGATTTTACAAGTGAAATTAGACATTGCATAGGGAAATCATAATACCATTTATTGCTAATATTCAATGATTAGTTTATTagcacaatataaaatatatatacaatttcaaaaaaaaaaaaaaaacctaagaaATGCAGTTCATATAAAGTGCAGGGAAAGGCAGAAAAACAATTTGGGCttgtttaaatggtttttaataaaatgaatatagtAAACTATAATAAAGAGTAAGATGATCTGTGGTAACCAGTGGTGACCAGTCCTCCTTTTTCTGcatattactgcatttttaatgcatttttcatacCTAGAAATCGAATGTGAAAGTGAAATTGTACACTTGATTAAAGAAAAGtgcattacttttatttaataaccaataccaataaataaacagtttccaccactgaataaaaaaaaaaaaaagtgattggAAATTTCACCCCCCCCCcaagaattgcatgatacaaactcaactttatttttttcttcttagaaTTATGACATAacctcgcaattgtgagttataaagtcagaattccaagataaagtaacaattctgactttttttctcagtatttctcacaattattttatttatttttttaaatgaatgaaactcaattctgagaaagtcaatgatataaactcgcaattgagttataaagtcaattataaactcaattctgctAAGTCATATCTCGCAGTTGTGACCTTGTAAcgtgcaattgcaagttaagaaTTGTGACACagaaacaattctgagaatgtattttttttttttttttttttttttttttttccccctctaaaggagtttatatcgcacaattTTGAAAGTCAGTTGTGAGtttctc
This is a stretch of genomic DNA from Labeo rohita strain BAU-BD-2019 chromosome 20, IGBB_LRoh.1.0, whole genome shotgun sequence. It encodes these proteins:
- the gtf2a1 gene encoding transcription initiation factor IIA subunit 1, whose translation is MASSANSNQVPNLYKAVMDDVISEVRELFLDEGVDEQVLMELKTLWESKLMQSKAVDGFHTKEQQQQQQAQQAQQTQPQTQQQQVLLPPAQQAPPQQVLVQDSKTLQHIGPTTMSAAATAATLALPAGVAPFQQLITPQGQILQVVRAANGAQYIIQPQQQMLLQQQVLPQMQPGGVQAPVIQQVLTPLQGGLSQQTGVIIQPQQIVLTGNKVQQNTQVMQAAAMTVQPEQGAAHVQAQPQPQAQAQAPQQQPQQQQASQQPPMVLQVDGAGDTSSEEDEEEEDEYDEDEDEDKEKDGGEDGQVEEEPLNSGDDVSDEEDQELFDTENVVVCQYDKIHRSKNKWKFHLKDGIMNLNGRDYVFSKAIGDAEW